A segment of the Streptomyces pactum genome:
GGGCGTCCAGGTACATGTGCTGGGCGTCCTGCTCCCGCATGCGGCGCATGATGCCCTTGGCGACGATGTCCCGGGGGGCGAGTTCCGCGAGTTCGTGCTGCCCCTGCATGAAGCGCACGCCGTCGGCGTCCACCAGGTGGGCGCCCTCGCCGCGTACCGCCTCCGAGACCAGGGGCTGCTGGCCCTCTGCGTCCGGGCCGAGGAAGAGGACGGTGGGGTGGAACTGGACGAATTCGAGGTCGCTCACCTCGGCGCCCGCGCGCAGGGCGAGCGCGACGCCGTCGCCCGTGGAGACGGACGGGTTGGTCGTCGCCGAGAAGACCTGGCCCATGCCGCCGGTGGCCAGGACCACGGCGGGGGCGTGGACCGCCCCGACGCCGTCGTGCTGGCCCTCGCCCATGACGTGCAGGGTGACGCCGGCGGTGCGGCCGTCCGCGTCCGTGAGCAGGTCGAGGACGAGGGCGTTCTCCACCGTGCGCATCCCGCGCGCGCGTACCGCCTCGACCAGGGCGCGGGAGATCTCCGCGCCCGTGGCGTCGCCGCCGGCGTGGGCGATGCGGCGTCGGTGGTGGCCGCCCTCGCGGGTGAGGGCCAGGCCGCCCTCGGTGGACTCGTCGAAGTGCGCGCCGGTCTCGATGAGCCGCCGTACGGCGTCGGGTCCCTCGGTGACCAGGATGCGGACGGCTTCCTCGTCGCACAGGCCCGCGCCGGCGACCAGGGTGTCGTCCAGGTGCTGTTCGGGGGTGTCGCCCTCGCCGAGGGCCGCCGCGATGCCGCCCTGGGCCCAGCGGGTGGAGCCGTCGTCGAGGCGGGCCTTGGTGACGACGACCGTCCGCAGGCCGGCCGCCTCGCAGCGCAGGGCGGCGGTGAGGCCGGCGACGCCGGAGCCGACGACCACCACGTCCGCGGCGATGGCCCAGCCGGGCGCGGGTGCGTGCAGTCGTATGCCTGTGCTGGTCACGAGGCGGCTCCGAAGGTGAGGGGGACGTTGTCGATCAGCCGGGTCGTGCCGACCCGGGCTGCGACGGCGAGGACGGCCTCACCGGTGTGGTCGTCGCCGATCTCGGTGAAGTCGGACGGGTCGACCAGGGCGAGGTAGTCCAGCTCCAGCGGCGGGTTGGCGCGGGCCGCGTCGTCCAGTACCAGGCGGGCGGCGGCCCGCACGGCCGTCGCGCTGCCGGGCGCGGACGTGGCGAC
Coding sequences within it:
- a CDS encoding L-aspartate oxidase, whose product is MTSTGIRLHAPAPGWAIAADVVVVGSGVAGLTAALRCEAAGLRTVVVTKARLDDGSTRWAQGGIAAALGEGDTPEQHLDDTLVAGAGLCDEEAVRILVTEGPDAVRRLIETGAHFDESTEGGLALTREGGHHRRRIAHAGGDATGAEISRALVEAVRARGMRTVENALVLDLLTDADGRTAGVTLHVMGEGQHDGVGAVHAPAVVLATGGMGQVFSATTNPSVSTGDGVALALRAGAEVSDLEFVQFHPTVLFLGPDAEGQQPLVSEAVRGEGAHLVDADGVRFMQGQHELAELAPRDIVAKGIMRRMREQDAQHMYLDARHFGAAMWEHRFPTILAACRAHGLDPVTEPVPVAPAAHYASGGVRTDARGRTTVPGLYACGEVACTGVHGANRLASNSLLEGLVYAERIAADIAASHADGTLHARAAAPLPQAAHPANPLLPPESRLTIQRIMTEGAGVLRSAGSLTRAADRLHHLHSEASEALHENGKTSEPGVDTWEATNLLCVARVLVAAAAQREETRGCHWREDHADRDDTTWRRHIVVRLNPDRSLAVHTTDTPEFPSTTHSPQPAQRPQEQ